Part of the Cottoperca gobio chromosome 16, fCotGob3.1, whole genome shotgun sequence genome, TCTAACATTGTGTAACTTTAATGCAACATAGCACAGCACAATCAGTActaacacaacaaacaatacaatGGGTCAgtgtcagtaaaataaaaaataaagcttaTCTTTGGAGATGTAAAGACTGTTTTCCAGATCATAAACTAATTAATTCTCCACTTCTTTGATTGCCTCCTTGTTCTTCCTCACTTCTTCAAGCTTCTTGTCCTGTTAGTGTTTAAAAGCAGAAGCATCACAACACTGTAGTTTCCAGTATTTCAACATTAATCATGACATAGGTAGATATGCCACGAGGAGCTTACCTTCTCCTTGAATTTCTCATTGAGAGCTGCCATCCTAGCGGTGCGGTTCTCCTTGTTTGCCTCCATCTTTTGATCGAGTTTCTGCTGTGCCATCTTGCTAAAGTTGCAGTCTTCTTCTATCGCCTTCTGGATGACCTCCTTCTCGTGCTCTCGTTTCTCAGATAGGTGTTTCAGCACATCAGCCTCGTGGCTCTGACAAAACGACAAAAGAGAACTTCTGCAGTGAGAATCTGAATCCTAAACATACATGCAAGGCTTTATAGCTCAGTCAGTGGTGTTCTCAGTGGTAGCAATTTGTTATATACCTTGCGTCTGTCTTCTGCAGCTTCCAGTTTCCTCTTAATCTCATCCAGCGATGTTTCCTTTTTCTTAACAGGAGACAACGGGAATTCGCTCTTGCCATCGGGAGTTGAGGGGCTCAGGATGACCTCAAATGCTTGTCCTGACGCCCGCTTGCTCAGCTCCTTCACTTGGATATCTGCAGATGTGGGATGAGGGTCATGGTCACAATTTAgccacatttttaatttatattaatatttttaattaactaTATAATCGCTTCACCGCCATCCTTTTCGATTTTTCAATTTAGATTCATTGTCTGATTGAGGATGAATAAAGGAGGTCGAGCCGCCCTCCTGCTGCCTGCTTTGTCAGAGAGGTCAGAAAAGAACAATGATCCCTGCTGTGTGGCAGCATTTTTCATTTCCAATGAAGGGGAAATTAAAACATAagccaaaatgtgtttaagtGATGTAGGAGTGCAGCTCTACAGATCATTTTAGCAACTTGCTATACCAAAACCAACCACATCAAAAGACTTCAGTTACTTGTTTAGAGCTGAATAACATGTTCTGAGTCTTGCAGGTGGTTTCAGAGCTTTTAAGGACAAAGCAATTTTGGTTTTTGTAATTCCACTTTGTACTCCACTCATCTTCAGAACTATATGCGCAGTTTACACTTACCTCCAAAGCTTTCCatttcagcagaaatatttcCTTTGATACcactgaaaaaaaacatgaaaaatagaTTATTATCAAGCAATCCATGTCTAATTGTACAATTTGGATAcgctttatttttactttggtCAATTGTCCACATATGTAAGAATGCTACTTTAGCAGTGTGTCTATGTCCTCTTAGCAGGAGCAGAAGTGCTGCAGCTGACAGTCACAGCTCATGTTTTGATAGATAATCGGTCAAGCATGCGACCATCTCTTTTGAAAAAGCCAGTCAGGTTTTCTGAGTTTCCCTCCTTCTTTGGCTCGTAgaatcaaaacacacattgcTTTGGGCATATTAAGACTAGTGGATTACCTCATTGCTCCATGTATACTTATGTTGTATAATTTGATGACACATGGATGCAATCAGTAATATTTTCTTGCATAAGATATAATTTACACAGCAGTGAGTGCTGCATAGTTGCACACAATAGTGTACATTAACACGTTATATAATCTGTCAGGTTACAACATGACGTGACTTGTCAGGCAGAACAGGTTTTCCACCTCACTGATACCTAAACTAAAAGTATAGTATTAGCAAGTGATAGTCACACAGTGGAAGGGTCTGCGGCATTGCAAGACCATGATGTGAGTTAATCACGAGTGGGAAATAAAGGTGACGCTTTTGGGGGCCCAACGCTGGAGAGTGCACACATTTCCATAACATGTGTTGTTAGGAAAATGGCGGGGGCGGGGCGATATAAATGCTCtacgacacaaacacacacttgaaatATAAAGCCACAAAACGTCCCTTtgtaaaagtaaatattatAAGCGCAAGAAAAGTACATTTCCTGACAAGACCACTAAAGTTAGTTAACTTGCTAAACTCGCAATTTAGACAATTtagacaaaaaataataatacattcagCCAAACTTGCAAGATGCTGGAATAAAGTATGCATGTGATATAGTGTTAGAATAACcttatttaacaaaagaaaaaagctttttgaATTTTGACGTAATATTAAGATTGACGTTTACTGCACAGCGCCCATGGCAACAAAGTACGTTAAATAACGTTACTACAGTTGACTTCAGTGACGCTGAACCGTCTTCATAATGCTGCAAAGTGTCCAAATTGACTTTTAACTCTGCCAATACTTTGTTTGAATGGTCTGAAAGCCTCATTAAACATTAGCACAAAAGCATTGTTCTCACCGTCAAGTGCCTCAGCATGAAGTGCAgaccttcttctccttcttcttcttctctgctcagACCGCCAACATCTGCAGGACCTTTTCGCGCAAAAACCTCCCGACCCTAACCGTCACCAAAGATGTTTGCATCCATTGGTCCAAATCCACCAATCACAGGACGTGTTGAAACTGTACGTGCCAGGAACACCAGGTCAAAATAACAGACTCAAAGCTGGCACAACCTCGTGCCTGTGAGTGCAAAACAAGCCTGACAAGACTCTGGTTTACCTAACGTTATGCAACTGTCAGTTAAATTATCCACAAACATGTGATTAAAGATGCAACTCAGTAAATGTTACACTGAAAGGATCCTGGCTGGCAAGTATGAGATTAAAAGGTACAGCCAAGTTTTCATGTTCATTATGTGCCTTggtgtataaataataataaactttatttaaaaagcgcttctcaaaacaaagttacaaagagCTTTACATGCTTGAACTaggattaaaaacattaaggaTTAAAATCAAGCAAATAATTTAACATATATGAGCAGAgctacatgtttacattgtgaGTAGTCCAAACCAACCATTTGTTCCccttgaatatatatatttttctgacCTTATTATAGTATACACAGAATGTTTTGGTGATACAGAAatcataaaaagattaaataatcaGTATTTAAAAGGGACAATACTCCTGGAAGAAAGTAGTGAAATCAAACTAGATTACAAGTAATGCTGttcatgaatataaatatgtaagaTTTGATGCTTAcatatttctttacattaatTCAGTGGGTATGATTAACTCACACCAAATTAAAGTTGAATAATGCCCCAAATTCATGAATCAGCAGATACTGTGCACATTAGACATTTTACCGATAATGTAATGCATTTATTGTCATAACATATGATAATAACATGATAACTCATGCATTGATCATCCATCGAGCCCTACTCCTTGTCCTCCTGCTCATTTTATGCACACAGGTCCTCTGAGATGGGGATCTTCAAAACCTCATCCATGTATGGAGCTGGAGTCCACATTGTGTTGTACAATATGGTAGCCAGGTAGAGTCTTAAAGTGCAAACACAAGAGataatcataaatataaataatagcaGAGACTGCATACGTTTCACAAGTTCTCCTCGACCTGCCAGGGACTGCAGATGAAAATGAGCCTGTATACATTATGACATTTACATGATGGACTCAAGTGCTCATGTTAATTAGTGTGCATTGTCCCTtcgtaaaaacaaacatgaactcGGAATCCACTTCTGTAGTGTGTCATAGTCCTTCATCTTGCCACTCTCTTCCAGCTGCTTCGTAATTTCTACAAATgaagattaaattaaatgattattaataaGTAATCCAAATAAGGACTTCAAAGTTGAGTGATCTGTTACAGTGCAACATATCAAAATCAATGTGTTCTCTTGTTACAATATGTGTAATTATACAGAATATTGCTATGTGCCAAAAGCATTTGAAATacaactgctgtgtgtgtggcctaAACTACAATGTGCTTTCTGTAGGAAACACTCATCACCCACACAGTCAACACTGTTGTGCCTTTCCCCTCGTTTGCACATAAAGATAAGGAAATATACCTTTCTTCATGTGCAAGATGGAAATGGGTGATGTTTGCTTTCCCTCAGgaatttctgtatttttgtaaaACGGGTGGTGACAATGTAATCCAGTCACACCAGGCGTCTCCAACAATGCAGGTTCCTCTTCAGACcttatataccatatatatatatatggatatatttaTGGATATTCAGACCACCATTGAAGAGTTGCCTTCAAATAAAtcttgctcttcctcctcctgcctcctcctcaaTGGCCAGACGAGGTCTCTTCGGTGGTCTTTTTATTGTGGATGTGCCAACACCAGTGAGATGAAACTCGAGATTGCCCACTTAGCAATGGTACACGATAAGCACAACTAATAAAGGCAGCAACAGCTCATTGTTAAACCTTATCAACAGCGGTGATACTGAGTCATGCTACAAACCTGTACTTCTGAAGTGAGGCTGAAGAGTCCTCAGAGACAGTCGTGTGGTAACATTATGTCTCTGTGGGGGATCGGTCTGGCAACCTCCTTCATTGCATTCAACTGTAGTGATGTGCCGGCCTGTAGGCAGGAAACACTTACAGCTCACGTCACCAACTTCAGCTCAAATGTGTAGTTATGGCAACAGTAGGAATCAGTGTAATCATtttttatcagagaaacaaatTGATTACAGAAAACATATGTAACCTGTGCTGTGACatatcaaaaaacatttttcaagtGTTGTTTGTAAATACAATGCGAGACTTCATGACCGAAACAGGATTGACCTGGACTGTTTAtgttacattattgtgtgtCAATAATACTAGGTTAGTAGTACAGTACCTACTGTATCTGTGAATCTGAGCTCTCAGTCCTAACGTTACATACTTGTACACGTTACAACATTGCTCCATCGTAGACTACATACCatggaagtaaaacaaaacaaaaaggcagaacTTACAGCTTCcatgtttgactctgtgttTCGGAAAATTAGGTATTGAGCCTCAGTTTTAAAGCAAACCCTGTTTGGTACTGGCCCTCATTGACAAAGCAGTCCCAGGTAAAATGGTTGGCGCACAATACAAGCTTTTTTAACGGTTATGGACACTTTTCCATGATAAATAAAGTCTATCCACTGGGTCTTCACATTCTCCGTAGCTTTAAGGACACTTTTGTGTTGGTTCTTGTAACCAACGACTGAACAAGAAACACGCTTTGCTCGTCATTTTTGTGTGAGCTGTGAGCGATAGCGATAGATATAGTAGGTCATTTAAAGCAAATATGCTCTTTAAGTAAACAGTCTCTGCTTAATGTTCTTCTTTCTCATCTTCTGTTGAAATTTGTGGCGGACTAGATACAGCAAAAGGCGTCTTGCTGCCCCCCAGAGGTCATTCAAAGAACTCCATTGATTgagtttacattacattacattacattacattacagttcatttagctgacgcttttgtccaaagcgacgtacaatcagtgcaaacaatcatcatgaggatacaactccaaacagcaagaatcttgcaagtacattagcttcaaataggtacaatcctttaagtgctgaacaatatcttcaaataaaccaaaccaagtgcaacatacagaaacaatagaatacgaatttaactattagctacaaataagccaaaccaataagTTAAATCCTTACGCAGCGTCAGTGCGATAAAGAAAGTTAATAACAGCTTTTTCTGATTCACAATCTTCCGTGCTGAGTATTGATTTCAATGAATGCTCTGTGGCTCTGCTTTCATGAGGGTTCTCTCTGTTTAATAGTTGGTGCATTTAATTAAAGCCTGATTCACAATTTCTGCCTCTCCACAGCTGCGTCTTCCAGCTGCCCATGTCTCAGCCTATAATACCACATGTCCCTCCTGCCCATTCTTGTAGTTGACCCGAGTTACAGTGTTGGCATGGTATTGGAAATTAAAACCTGCCTTTGCTTCCCAGCTCCCATTTCTTTTCCCATAACTTTGCTATTTCTCGTGTTAACAAATTCTTACATTCAACACTTTCATAGAGTACTTTCAGATCTATCACACTACTTTTGATGGCTCTTTTTGCTTATCAGCTTCTTCATTCCCCTGTACTCTTACTTGAGCAGGGACCCAGAGTGCTCCCCAACTTAGATACTCGTTTTAACCCAGTCAAAATGTCTACTATTAGAACTGGTCTGTCCCCACTTCCCCCACCCTTCAGGGCCATTACAGCTGCAGTAGAGTCTGAACATATGATTATCTTTCCTGGTCTGACTTTCACCATCCACTCAGGTGCTCACAAGATTGCCACAAGTAGGGTAGTAGAGACTGACACGTGATTTGATATCTGGTTTCCATGTTGTATATAAGCACATCTGATAGGGGACAAATTGCCTCAATTTTCTCAAGCATATACACTAGTCTTTCTGTAACTATACATTCCATTATTTGAAATAGCACAGCTGTAAGTGCAATTGGGCGGTAAGAGCAAggttcattttctgttttaccTGGTTTCCTTAAGTGTGCTAGCGACATAGAGGTAGGTAACTTAAAGTTAAGAAATGACATTGATATTATTTGCTCTTTCTATGGAATCTCTTTGTGTTGGAGATTTTccttatattgttatttttattatattcgCTGTAAAATGTCTGCTCATTTTTCATTACCATACAAAGATGTGCTGTTTGAATCAGAATTAGCCCGTTATAAATCCTTTTATTATCATGGCAAAATCTGACTTTCACAAAAGTAAATATTACAacagaaaaccttttatttaatgtttttatagcaTAATTGAAATGCAACCACACATATAAACTATACAGCCCTCTAAAAACACTGAAGcctaaaaatgaataattatatgaACTGCTAAATCTTCTTTTGattattgaatttatttaaCCCCCTGTTGTCtaatgtatgtttgttgtttattacTGCACTTGTTTAGCAAATGAGTGttagagaggcagagaggtcTAATTCACTGTTAGACATCAAATATCAGTATGATAAATGTGATAaaacaatgttatttttttgAGTTGTGAAAGGCCTGATGATGTTTGATGTTACTGTAAAACACTCTGTATCACTATGTTCCcctttctttctatctctctcattACTCACTCTGCCTCAGGGATGCAAAACCATGAAACAAATATTATTGTAGTTCATTATGGTTAATGAATATTAACATAATCAACATAATCAtaaacaacataacataatCAACAGGTTATGGTCCATTTGAATGTTTACTCCAACACCAACACCTATTTTTCCAGACTCTGCAattggtaaattatttattttttgaaaataaatggagACTTCCATCATTACccaaaaatatattaaagttcATGAGTCATTAAACTGGCAATGGAAtcatttatgaaatatctgCATCCAGCTGTTTTCAGTAAACCTCAGCTACAAACTTCCAAAATTCAGACGGTATATGAAATGTCCCACCAGGGTTAATAACAC contains:
- the stmn1b gene encoding stathmin 1b, which encodes MESFGDIQVKELSKRASGQAFEVILSPSTPDGKSEFPLSPVKKKETSLDEIKRKLEAAEDRRKSHEADVLKHLSEKREHEKEVIQKAIEEDCNFSKMAQQKLDQKMEANKENRTARMAALNEKFKEKDKKLEEVRKNKEAIKEVEN